Proteins found in one Ptychodera flava strain L36383 chromosome 16, AS_Pfla_20210202, whole genome shotgun sequence genomic segment:
- the LOC139114860 gene encoding uncharacterized protein, with translation MERRYFKVLVIFLAHFVPITISSKGDEQITQTLVVPVKEHEEVVLRVEVKSSFPFTDEHYIHTRAYAGKNDNLNMLTNPKISLNTSEILETTFGGYSMTYKQGIYEHAITVVINTVSKKRDEGDWRIHTVIFKKDSKKLLTESTHRFALAVQRKDSETKCKRKGRKRCKGSGISKSRKQRKGLLLRMQEKK, from the exons ATGGAACGAAGATATTTCAAAGTTTTGGTCATTTTCTTGG CACATTTTGTTCCAATAACCATCAGTTCTAAAGGAGATGAGCAAATCACACAAACACTTGTCGTCCCCGTCAAAGAGCATGAAGAAGTCGTACTCCGAGTTGAGGTCAAGTCTTCGTTCCCGTTTACAGATGAACACTACATCCACACCAGGGCATATGCAGGAAAGAATGACAATCTCAACATGCTTACGAACCCAAAGATATCCCTGAACACAAGTGAAATACTAGAAACAACCTTTGGTGGATACAGTATGACTTATAAGCAGGGAATCTATGAACATGCCATAACAGTTGTAATTAACACGGTATCGAAAAAACGCGACGAAGGCGACTGGCGCATTCACACCGTCATATTTAAGAAAGATAGCAAGAAGCTTTTAACAGAAAGCACGCACAGATTTGCATTGGCTGTCCAACGTAAAG ATTCTGAGACAAAATGTAAAAGAAAAGGTAGGAAGAGATGTAAAGGAAGCGGAATATCAAAATCAAGGAAACAAAGGAAAGGATTATTACTAAGAATGCAAGAAAAGAAATAG